In Erigeron canadensis isolate Cc75 chromosome 6, C_canadensis_v1, whole genome shotgun sequence, the following are encoded in one genomic region:
- the LOC122605889 gene encoding LOW QUALITY PROTEIN: nicotinate N-methyltransferase 1 (The sequence of the model RefSeq protein was modified relative to this genomic sequence to represent the inferred CDS: inserted 1 base in 1 codon; substituted 1 base at 1 genomic stop codon) has product MGDKDDHGTHYSTSITASNSSRLAIMELANMISVPMSLNAVVRLNVTDAIWQNGTNXPLSASEILSSILPASTGDAENLQRILRLLSSYGVFNEHLTSTVDATQPIRRYSLTDIGMTLVTNENGLSYGPYVLQHHQEELMKAWAVVHEAVVDSSTEPFVKANEGKTAYEIXGKKPEMNDLMQKAMSGVSVPIMNTILENYDGFKGVKRLVDVGGNAGDCLRMILEKYDNIKGVNFDLPEVIAKVPKVDGVTHVGGDMFESIPKGDAIFTKWVLTTWTDDEVKKIMINCFKAIPVGGKLIACEPVLPDNTDDDNSQRTRALLEGDIFVMTIYRAKGKHRTEEEYRQLGISAGFTSFRAIYIDYFYTLLEFGK; this is encoded by the exons ATGGGAGACAAAGATGATCACGGAACACACTACTCCACCAGCATCACGGCGAGCAACAGTTCCAGGCTAGCAATAATGGAGCTTGCAAATATGATCAGCGTCCCAATGTCACTTAACGCCGTGGTTCGTCTTAATGTGACTGATGCCATTTGGCAAAATGGCACAA ACCCCCTCTCGGCTTCGGAGATTCTATCTAGTATTCTGCCAGCCAGCACTGGAGACGCCGAAAACCTCCAGCGTATTCTTCGTTTGCTCTCGAGTTATGGTGTTTTTAATGAGCATCTTACCTCTACTGTTGATGCTACCCAGCCAATTAGAAG gtACTCACTAACAGACATTGGGATGACGCTAGTAACCAATGAAAACGGTTTATCATACGGTCCATACGTTCTACAACACCATCAAGAAGAGCTAATGAAGGCATGGGCAGTGGTGCACGAGGCGGTAGTAGATTCGTCAACTGAGCCTTTTGTGAAGGCCAACGAAGGCAAGACCGCATACGAAATCTAAGGGAAGAAACCCGAGATGAATGATTTGATGCAAAAAGCAATGTCCGGAGTATCGGTTCCCATTATGAATACAATTTTAGAAAACTACGACGGGTTTAAGGGTGTCAAAAGATTGGTGGATGTAGGTGGAAATGCAGGGGATTGCTTGAGgatgattttagaaaaatatgacAATATTAAAGGTGTTAACTTTGATTTGCCTGAAGTTATTGCAAAAGTCCCAAAAGTTGATG GTGTCACACATGTTGGTGGTGATATGTTCGAATCTATTCCAAAGGGTGATGCAATTTTCACCAAG TGGGTTCTAACGACATGGACAGATGACGAGGTCAAGAAAATCATGATCAATTGTTTCAAAGCGATTCCAGTTGGGGGTAAGCTCATTGCTTGTGAGCCGGTGTTGCCAGACAACACCGATGATGATAATAGTCAACGCACCAGGGCGTTGCTTGAAGGTGACATCTTTGTCATGACTATTTATCGTGCTAAAGGGAAACACCGGACTGAAGAGGAGTATCGTCAACTCGGCATTTCAGCTGGTTTCACTAGTTTCCGAGCtatttatatagattatttTTACACTCTGCTTGAATTTGGAAAATGA